A window of Candidatus Scalindua japonica genomic DNA:
TGCATCACGACCCACCTGCAGTGTATAGGCAATATCAGCAAGATTAAAAGCGTTAGCCATGTTAATCTTTTGTCTATTTATAAACTCAAGCAAGGTCTCACAATATGCGTTTAAACGCTTTCCATCCCTGGCTGACAAAACCACTAAAGCAGAATGAAAAGTATTTATCTCTGTTACAGGACTATTATGGTGTTGCTCTGGAGTGTATTCTTCAAGAATCACGTGTGCATTAGCACCACCAAAGCCAAAGGAGCTTACTCCTGCACGCCTGGGTAAGGGCTGATCACTCTCATCCATAATCACTCCCCACTCCTGTGTTTTTTTAACTATATAAAAAGGGCTATTATTTAGTTCAATATATGGATTGACCTCTTCACAGTGTAAACTGGCAGGAATGCTCTTATGCTTCAAAGCCAAAAGTACTTTTAAAACCCCTGCTATCCCTGCTGCTGTCTCTAAATGGCCTATATTAGTTTTAACTGAGCCTAGTCCACAGTGAGCTTGTTTTACCTCCTTTTGTCCATAATCATCATATAACTCCTTAAAGGCCTCCTTCAAACCATTTACCTCTATTGGATCACCAAGCGCCGTCCCAGTCCCATGTAATTCAATATAACCCACTGTCCGAGGATCAATGTTTGCCTTGCGATATGCTGCCTTCAGTAGTTCCGCCTGTGCATTTGGATTAGGTGCAGTCAATGAATTTGCCCTACCGCCATGGTTCTCAGCCGTACCTCTGATAACTCCGTATATATGATCGCCATCATCTATTGCCCTGCTTAACGGCTTTAGAAGGACCGCCCCTACTCCTTCTCCCCTCACATACCCATTAGCACCTTTACTGAAGGTCTTACACCTGCCATCAGGTGACAACATCCCGGCCTTATCAAAAGATATAAATAAAGCAGGCGACAATAACGCATTCACCCCTCCTGCCAGCGCCATATCACAATCTCCCGCCTGTATCGATTGCACCGCTTTATGTATCGCTATCAGAGAACTGGAACACGCCGTGTCTATCGGCTCACTCGGCCCATGAATATTCAGTATATACGATATGCGGTTCGCCAATACCGAATGGGCCAGACCCGTTGATGCATAAGCACCAATTTCTTTATTTCCACTCTCCTGTAAAATAGTTGCATAGTCAAACGATCCCACTCCTACATATAACCCGGTCTTCGTCCCCGACAGATCAGTTGCTTTATATCCCGCATCTTCTATCGTCTGCCAGACGGTTTCTAAAAACAACCTCTGCTGAGGGTCCATCAGCGCCGCCTCCTTGGGTGAAATACTAAAAAACAGGGGATCAAATCTATCCACACCTTCAATAAAACCTCCCCACTTGATATTCGTCTTATTCACCTCATTCTGCGGATCTCCATAATAATCACGCCAGTCCCAACGGTCCTCCGGGACCTCACTGATCAGGTCTTTTCCTTCCTCCAGATTCCTCCAGAATACATCCAGATCATTACTCATCGGCATCCTGCCGCTCATCCCTATTACGGCTATCGGCACTGCTTCCTTCTCTACTGCTCCCATAATCTTAAGAGACCGTCCAATAAACCGGGACCGCATGGATTTCAGTTGTACACTTTCCTGTTCCGTTTCTGTAATTATGTCTCGCTCCACTACTGATGCTGCACCTAATTGATATTTGGCAATAAGAAGCTCTCCATATTCCTCAACCAGATAGTCAGCAAACGATCCCAACGTTGACTGCTCAAAGAATACCGTAGGCATAAGTTCAATACGATACTCTTGATTCACCTTCGTAACAAATTCTGTTAAGGTGATAGAATCAAACCCATACTCACTCATCTCGGCATCAAAATCAATCTCCTCCTTCTTTACCTTTAATACATCAGATACCTCCTTAACAAGCTCCTGCCTCACCTTCTCAAGTAACTCATCTGTTTTATTTTGAGGAAGCGCAGATGCAAATGGCACCGGTTCCGTCGACGGAGAAGGCCCTTTTAATAACAGTTTAGATCGCATCTTACCAATTTCCCCCTCCGCAACCACCACATGACCATAGTCAAACTCCAGCACACGATCAAAGGCATCAACTCCCGCCTCTGTTCCCAACGGTACCATCCCACTTACTTGTTCCATCATCCGCACTGTCTGATCATCTACCCGCATACCACCATCTCGCCATAACGGCCAGCCGATGGACAACGTTCGACCATAACGCTTACCATCCTTAACCCGCCTCTGACGAGATACAGCAAAGGCGTCCAGAAAGGCATTCGCTCCCGCATAATCACACTGCCCTATACCACCTAAAACACCCGCAAGGGATGAAAAAAATATCATAAAATCCAGTCGCTCGTCCTTTGTCGCTATATCCAAATTGATAGCCCCACTCACTTTAGGCGATAAAACCGCTTTGATCTGATCATGCGTCTTCTTCAGGAAAAACGCATCACGGATAACACCAGCGCTATGAATGATACCGTTTAACTTACCATACTCCTCTTTAATCGTCTTTAACGCTGCTTTTATCTGTGGCTCCTTACTAATATCCGCTTGTATATAGCTCACACTAATACCCTGCTGTTGTAACGCAGAAAGATACTTCTGCTTTTCTCCATCAAGCGCAGATCTACCGCTTACAACTAACTTCACCTCTTTTGTTTTACCTAAATGCAGTGCAAATATGCGCCCCAATCCACCTAATCCTCCCGTCAGCCAGTAAACACCACCTGGTTTGATTAATTGCACTGCTCCTGTATTCTGTACAGGTAATTTTACCTCAACCAGACGTTTAACTTGACGCACCTTGAGATCTTCACTATAACGCACTTCGATATCATGATCAGCAGAAAGGTTTGACTCTTGCTTGAGTATGGAGAGAAGATGCTGCTTATGGCGTATAGCTATTTCAGGATAATAGATAACCTTACCACGTGTCCGGGGACTCTCTAATTGTAACGTCTTTATCAGGCCCGCAAGGGGCGCATCGCAATAACCCTCTTCCGTGTCAGCACCAGAATAAGTATCTGTTGTACACGATTTGGCGTAGCTCCTAAACAACTCTTGATCTTATCAAAAACCTCAATAAATCTGGTCTCAACGACCTTGTAGATTGCTTTGCATCGAGGAGCGAGACTGATCACTTCAGCCTTCGGATACTCCAGTGCAATGGTTTCAAGAAGCGCCTCCTCCTGACTATCAACGATGACCAGACTCTCTACAACGCCAGTCCCCTGGGCCAAACCGCTTTGCAGGGACTGCTCATACCACTGAGTCGTGGTATAAAGAACTCCTCGCTCAGCCTGGGCCGTGGAGAGTTGGACCGAAGGCCTCGCATCCTGCAATACCCTGACCGTAAACTCCTTTAGCTTAACCACCACCTGTCCCAGCTCATCCGTAATCTCAATATCATACTTCAGTACCTGACCCTGCGGGTCTACACCGGGACTATACCTCACATAGGCGTAAGCACTCTCAGGTATCGGACCATAAATCATCACCTCACTCAAAGCAAAGGGGAGTAGTGTCACTTGAGGCCCGGTCTTTGCATTGCCACCCACCAGCCCGGCTACCGCCTGCAAAGCACCATCCAGTAAACTAGGGTGTAAAACAAACCGCTCTGCCTGTCCTGTAACAATATCAGGCAACTTCAGCCTGGCTAACGCTTCACTATCATTGTAACTCAGACTTTCTATACCCTGAAATGAAGGACCATAGTTCAGACCACGACCGGCAAATGCCTTGTAACAGTCCACTCCTTGCTGCAGCTCACTGCACCTCGATTGAATACCTTCTATATCCAGAGATTTCGGTATGTTCTGCAGGCTACAATCTCCTACCTCAAGTTTCCCCTGACCGTGCACCATACGTTCATCACCTTCTACCGGACTGCTCACCTCAAAGGCTATATGATTCCCCTCAGGATACAAACTTATAGAGACTTCCCGGGCAACACTATTGACACGAACAGGACTGGACCATACCATGTTCCTGATCCTTACAACATCACTCTTTGTCGCCAACTGACCCGCGGCACGAGCCATCTCTATATAAGCAACCCCAGGCAGCACCTTCTCATCCTGGACCCTGTGATCTTTTAAGAAAAACTCTCCACCGGTCAGCCGTGTCGTAAACTGTTGCTCTGTTAAATCAGATGTGTTGCTCCCCAATAATGGATGCAATACGGACACACCGCCATTTCCCTCAGCAATAACTTCTGCGCCAGCTTCAGGCACCCAATACCTCTCCCTGGCAAATGGATAGGTGGGCAGACTTACTCTTTTCGGCCTCTGCTCACCATAGAGCAGGTCCCAGTCTAAAACAAGCCCCCTGGTCCATAGCTCAGCCAGTTTGCCTAGCTTACCTTTCGCAACCCATTTGTCTATTGCCTCTTTTATATCATCATCAGCCGTAAAGACCGTTAAGGTCTCCTTGTTTCTCTTAACTTCACCCGTATAACAATCATCTATATCGTCTTTACCTGCAGCAAAAGACCCCAATTTGTTTATAAGACCTTTCTCGTCATTCACCAGAAAGGCCATCCGGCTGTCCATCGCTTCACGTCCCACCTGTAACGTATAGGCAATATCAGAAAGATTAAAACATTCAGTTTCTCTCTGTTCCCGACCCTCTATAAACCGGAGCAGTCTTTCAGCATAGTTTTTCAGACGCTCCCCATTCCTTGCCGACAATACCATTAATACTGGACGAGCAGCGTTTTCTTCTATTAAACCGCTGTCAGGGGAGCCCTCAGAAACGTATTCTTCAACAATAACATGGGCATTCGAACCTCCGGCCCCAAAGGAAGAAATACCTGCTATCCTTGGACATTCCTTCTCCTGACCATTCTCCTTAATTACTGGCCTTTCCCACTCGGCAAACTCCTGCTGGACAACAAAAGGTGTTTGACTAAAATCAATATTGGGATTTAAGGTCTCAGAGTGTAACGAAGGAACAAGCTTCCGGTACTTAAGTTGTAATAAAACCTTGGTAAGACCTGCTATCCCTGCCGCTGATTCACAATGCCCAATGTTCGATTTGGCCGAGCCAATAACACAAAACTGACTGTCATCAGTAAATGTCTGATACGCCTTCGATAAACCTGTTATCTCTATCGGATCTCCTAACGATGTCCCTGTACCATGGGCCTCAATATAACTGATATGCCGTGGATTGACCCTCGATTCTTTAATAGCATCACCAATCACAGTCCCCTGGGCGTTGGGATTAGGCACCGTATATCCATTCGTCTTGCCACCATGGTTTACTGCAGTGCCTTTAACTACTGCATAAATATGATCTCCATCATCAATGGCCTTTTGTAACGGCTTTAACAACACACAACCCACACCTTCACCAGGCACATAGCCATCTCCTCCTTGACCAAAACTTTCACAACGACCCTTGCTGGAAATAAACTTGCCCTGTGTTAACCCAATATATTTATTGGGATGAATAGAAACATTCACCCCACCCGCCAATGCCAATTCACAATCTCCTGTTTTTAAACTCTGACAAGCTAAATGTATCGTAGTCAAAGAGGAGGAACACATCGTATCCACCGCCATACTGGGACCATGAAAATCACAGAAATAAGACACACGGTTGGCTATGCTTGACGGACTACCAGATAAAGCCATCACTCGACCTTTCAGACCCTCTTCAACTCCAAACAATTGATACTCCTCATACATCACACCAGCATAGACCCCAACATTTCCCGGCAAACCATTACCATTGCGGGCATTCAAAAATTCCCGGGTATAGCCGGCATCTTCCAGAGTCTCCCATACTGTTTCCAGAAATAACCTTTCCTGAGGATCTATAAATTCCGCTTCCCGGGGTGAAATATTGAAAAACAAGGGATCAAATTTATCCACATCATCAATAAAACCACCCCATTTACTATGGATTTTATCCATAGTGCTTTTGTCTGCATCATAATACTTACTATGGTCCCAACGCTCTCTGGGTATTTCAGTAATACAATCTCGTCCAGACTTAAGGTTCTCCCAGAACTCCTGAAGGTCCCTGGCCCCGGGATATCTACCACTGACACCGATAATCGCAATATCTAATGGGCCTGACTCTTCTCCTTTACTGCTCACTGCTTTTAACTGCGCAAAACGGCCACGCTTAAAGGAAGATAATGACAACACGTCATCAGTTTGTTTATCAGTGAAAGTCTGTATCGCGTTACCAACGCCTAAAATCTGTACTAAAAGCCCCTGATGCGATTTTATAAAATAACCGGCCATTTCATTTATGTTTCTATATTCAAAAAACAGGGTCTTTGATAATGGGCCAAATGCCTTTTCCAACTGGCCTGTCAAATTCATAATCATAACTGAATCTATACCAAATTTTTCAAACGGGGTATCTGCATCAATACGCTGTACTGGTATCTTTAAGGTAGAAGACAACTGCTTTTTAAAATAACTTACCGCTTTTTCTTCCAGCTCTTTCTGGTCTGTATCGGCAACTGTCTTTTGCTTAGGCCCGTGTCCTCTCAATTTTGTCTGGCCTGACATATCACTTTGTCTTAAAAGCGTATCACGCATCTTAACAAGATCACCATCAGACACCACCACATGTCCATAGTCAGACCCAAGTGCACGATCAAATGTATCAACCCCCGCCTCTGTTTGTAACGGCACTATCCCACTCACCTGCTCCATCATCCGCACTGCCTGCTCATCTACCTGCATTCCACCATCTCGCCATAACGACCAGCCGATAGACAACGTTCTACCATAACGCTTACCATCCTTAACCTGCCCCTGACGAAATGCAGCAAAGGCGTCCAGAAAGGCATTCGCCCCAGCATAGTCACTCTGACCTATGCTGCCTGATACACCCGCAAGGGATGAAAAAAATATCATAAAATCCAGCCGCTCGTCCTTTGTAGCTATATCCAAATTGATAGCCCCGCTCACTTTAGGCGATAAAACCGCTTTGATCTGGTCTTCTGTTTTCTTTAATATAAACGCATCACGGATAACACCAGCACTGTGAATAACCCCATTGAGTCTCCCGTACTTCTCTTTAATGGTTTTAATTACCGTTGCAGTATCGTCCCGTTTGCTAATATCCGCTTGTATATAGCTGACACTAATACCTGCCTGTTGCAATGCAGAAAGGTGATTCTCGTTTTCACCATCAAGCTTCGATCGGCCACTTACAACTAACTTCACTTCTTTTGTTTTACCCAGATGTTGCGCAAATATACGTCCTAAACCACCTAAACCTCCCGTTATCCAGTAAACCCCTCCAGGCTTAACGGACCTGGCAGGATCAGCTGCCTGTGCAGGCAATGTTACCTCAGTCAGACGTTTAACTTTACGCTTCTTGAGATCAGTTCTATAACGCACTTCAATATCATGATCAGTAGAAGCGGTTGACTCTTGCTTGAGTATGGACAGAAGTTGCTGCGTATGGTCTATAGCTATTTCAGGATAATAGATAACCTTACCCTGTATCCGGGGGTTCTCGATGTGTGCCGTTTTTATCAGGCCCGCAAGTGGCGCATAGCAATAACGCTCTTCCGTGTCGGGCACCAGAATAAGTATCTGTTGCACACGGTTTGGCTTAGCTTCCAAACAACTCTTAACCTTGTCAAAAACCTCAATAAATCTGGTTTCAACGGCCTCGTCAATTGCTTTACCACGAGCTGTGAAATTGATCACTTCAGCCTTCGGATACTCTAATGCAATGGCTTCAAGAAGCGCCTTGTCCTGACTATCAACTATGATAAACATATCCACAAGAGACAACTCCCGAGCTGAACTGCTCTGGAGGGATTGCTCATGCCACACAGTAGTTGTATACAGAGTATCATTTGATTTAATATTATTAGATACTTTTATAATTTTTTTTAATAATGAAACAGCTGTTTCATTATTAATTTTGTGTGCTTTAACTTTCTCAAGAATTTCTTTCACATCCATAGCTAAATATTACCCGATTATAGCTCAAAATTTTTTATGATTTTATAAGTCCGATCAACTGAAAGCTTTCCATTTTTTAACCTGTTAACTAATTGATGCAACATCAAATCAATGTCATTACTAATGAAATCTTCTTCCCTCGAAACATCTAAGATTGCCCTTACCACAAATTCCTTTAAAACAACCACAACCTGACCCTGACTATCGGCAATATCTATATCATACTTTAATACATTACCCTGCCGGTCTACACCGGGACTATACCTAACATAAGCGTAAGCACTCTCCGGTATCGGTCCATATATCATTACCTCACGTAATGAAAATGGCAATAGTATCACTTGAGAACGGGATTCTACATTGCCTGCCATCAACCCAGCTATCGACTGGACCGCAGCATCCAGAAGACTCGGGTGTAAAACAAACTGCTCTGCCTCTCCTGTAACACTATCAGGCAACTGCAGTCTGGCTAAAGTTTCACTGGTATTGTAACTCAGGCCCTTTATCCCCCGAAACGAAGGACCATAGTCCAGGCCCTGACTGGCGAATTCCTTGTAACAGTCCTCACCTTGCAACTGTTTACTACACCTCGATAGAACACCTTCTATATCCAGTAACTTTGGCCTGGCCTGCAGGCTATAATCTCCTACCTCAAGCCTCCCCTGACTGTGCACCACACGATTACCACCTTCTCCAGCGGTGTTAACCTCAAAGGCGATATGATTACCCTCGGGATACAAACTTATAGAAACTTCCCGATCTACACTATTTACACGAATAGGACTTGCCCATACTATGTCCCTGATCCTTAATATATCACTGTTCGTCGCCAACTGGCCCGCTGCCCGGGCCATTTCTATATAGACTACGCCCGGTAACACCTTCTCATTCAGTATCCGATGATCAGTTAAGAAAAATTCCCTGCCGGTCAATCGCGTCGTAAACTGCTGTTCGGTTAAATCCGAGGTATTGCGCCCCAACAATGGATGCAATCTGGGTACACCGCCATTTCCCTCAACAATCATTTTAGTATCAGTTTCAGGAAGCCAGTAACGCTCCCTGGCAAAAGGATATGTGGGTAGACTTACCCTTTTCGGCCTCTGCTGGCCATAGAGTAGGTCCCAGTCTAACACAAGTCCCTTGACCCATAGTTCAGCCAGCTTGCCAAGCTTGCCCTTAGCTATCCATTTAGCTATCAACTCTCTGGTATCTTCATCAGCCGTAAAGACCGTTAAGGTTTCCTTGTTTCTCTTAACTTCTCCCGTATAACAATCTTCTATATCGTCTTTACCTGCAACAAAAGATTCCAATTTATTTATAAGACCTTTCTCCTCTTTCACTAGAAAGGCCACTCGGCTGTCCATCGCTTCACGTCCCACCTGTAACGTATAGGCAATATCAGAAAGATTAAATCCTTCTGCTTCTTTATGTTCTTGGTCTTTTATAAATTGTAGTAGTCTCTCACCATAGTTCTTAAGACGTTCTCTATTCCTGGCCGATAACACCAATAATATGGGACGAGCAGAGTTTTTTTCTATTAAACCACTGTTATGGGGTTCCTCCGAAACGTATTCTTCAACTATGACATGGGCATTTGAGCCTCCAAATCCAAAAGAACTTACACCCGCCCTCCTCGATATTACATTATCATTCTCATCCCTCAGCTGTTGCCAACCCATCGTCTTATCCACTATATAAAAGGGGCTGTCCTTTAAATCTATATAAACATTAAGCTCTTTATAATTAATCGTGGCTGGGATCTTTTTATGCTTCATCGACAGAAGCACTTTTAAAACCCCTGCTATACCGGCCGCTGCCTCTAAATGACCTATATTCGACTTGACAGACCCAATACCGCAATAATTACTTCTCTCCTGCACACAGTCAAATCTTCTGTATAATTCACTAAACGCCTTCTTCAAACCATTCACCTCGACAGGATCGCCCAACTCAGTACCAGTACCATGGGCCTCTATATACGTCACCGTGTCTGGTGAGACACCAGCCCTCTCATAAGCCTTCATTATTAAGTCTGCCTGTGCATTCGGGTTCGGCGCAGTCAGTGAATTGGCATGACCACCATGATTCTCGGCCGTTCCCCTTATAACTCCATATATATGATCACCATCAGATACCGCCCTGCTTAATGGCTTTAAAAGGACCGCTCCTACTCCTTCTCCCCTCACATACCCATCAGCACCTTTACTGAATGACTTACACCTGCCATCAGGCGCCAGCATTCCGGCCTTACTGAAAGATATAAATAAAACAGGCGACAACAAAGCATTCACCCCCCCTGCCAGCGCCATCTCACAATCTCCGGCCTGTATCGATTGCACAGCTCTATGTATCGCTACCAGCGAACTCGAACACGCCGTGTCTATCGGTTCACTCGGCCCATGAATATTGAGGATATACGATATGCGGTTCGCCAATACCGAATGCGCAAGACCCGTTGAGGTATAAGCATCAATTTCATTGCTACCATTATGATGTATAATCGTCTCATAGTCACTCGTTGCCACTCCTACATATAACCCCGTCTTCGTACCTGACAGATCAGATGGCTTATAACCTGCATCCTCTATCACTTGCCATACGGTTTCTAGAAAAAGTCTTTGCTGAGGGTCCATCAACTCGGCCTCCTTAGGCGAAATATCAAAAAACAGGGGATCAAACTTGTCCACATCATCTATAAATCCTCCCCACTTGATATTCGTCTTATTCACCCCATTCTGCGGATCTCCATAATAATCACGCCAGTCCCAACGATCTTCAGGTATTTCACTGATCAGGTCTTTTCCCTCCTCCAAATTCTTCCAGAATACATCCAAATCCCTACTCTTCGGCATCCTTCCACTCATCCCTATTACCGCTATCGGCCCTGCTTCCTTCTCTACTGCTCCCATAACATTAAAGGAATCTCCTATAAACCTGGACCGCCTGGATTTCAGACCCACTCCTCCATGGACCGTTTCTGTGGTTATGTTCCACTCCGCTACTGATTCTGCGCCTACTTTATATTTCGCAGCAAGAAAATCTCCATGATTCTCAACCAGATACTCCGCAAACGAACCCAACGTCGGATGTTCAAAAAATACCGCAGGGTTCACTTCTACCTCATACTCCTGGTTCATCTTATTGGCAAACTCCGTCAACATAATCGAATCAAACCCATAATCACTCATCTCTACATCAAGACCAATATCCT
This region includes:
- a CDS encoding SDR family NAD(P)-dependent oxidoreductase; the protein is MFRSYAKSCTTDTYSGADTEEGYCDAPLAGLIKTLQLESPRTRGKVIYYPEIAIRHKQHLLSILKQESNLSADHDIEVRYSEDLKVRQVKRLVEVKLPVQNTGAVQLIKPGGVYWLTGGLGGLGRIFALHLGKTKEVKLVVSGRSALDGEKQKYLSALQQQGISVSYIQADISKEPQIKAALKTIKEEYGKLNGIIHSAGVIRDAFFLKKTHDQIKAVLSPKVSGAINLDIATKDERLDFMIFFSSLAGVLGGIGQCDYAGANAFLDAFAVSRQRRVKDGKRYGRTLSIGWPLWRDGGMRVDDQTVRMMEQVSGMVPLGTEAGVDAFDRVLEFDYGHVVVAEGEIGKMRSKLLLKGPSPSTEPVPFASALPQNKTDELLEKVRQELVKEVSDVLKVKKEEIDFDAEMSEYGFDSITLTEFVTKVNQEYRIELMPTVFFEQSTLGSFADYLVEEYGELLIAKYQLGAASVVERDIITETEQESVQLKSMRSRFIGRSLKIMGAVEKEAVPIAVIGMSGRMPMSNDLDVFWRNLEEGKDLISEVPEDRWDWRDYYGDPQNEVNKTNIKWGGFIEGVDRFDPLFFSISPKEAALMDPQQRLFLETVWQTIEDAGYKATDLSGTKTGLYVGVGSFDYATILQESGNKEIGAYASTGLAHSVLANRISYILNIHGPSEPIDTACSSSLIAIHKAVQSIQAGDCDMALAGGVNALLSPALFISFDKAGMLSPDGRCKTFSKGANGYVRGEGVGAVLLKPLSRAIDDGDHIYGVIRGTAENHGGRANSLTAPNPNAQAELLKAAYRKANIDPRTVGYIELHGTGTALGDPIEVNGLKEAFKELYDDYGQKEVKQAHCGLGSVKTNIGHLETAAGIAGVLKVLLALKHKSIPASLHCEEVNPYIELNNSPFYIVKKTQEWGVIMDESDQPLPRRAGVSSFGFGGANAHVILEEYTPEQHHNSPVTEINTFHSALVVLSARDGKRLNAYCETLLEFINRQKINMANAFNLADIAYTLQVGRDAMDSRVAFLIKDEKDLICKLNAFVAGKEYIEGCYTGEVKRYKDALAVFVVDDDLKEAIDKWIAKGKLGKLAELWVKGLVLDWDLLYGEQRPRRISLPTYPFEKKSYWFDAYIKQQDQVHKTNTKVATLTESKPLKVRLTSLNTYANNTVRDLDQTGEFAATNIEFDRTEVPENPSKTLTIVEKMDSFTAPEVTSETQISGQKYQEEDIINKLNGMLVSYLYLEEGDVDKDKKFVDLGLDSIIGVELVKQLNKEYGINIKATKLYDYPTIHDLAQYLIRVLTDRAQSSQQSQDITVSKGQDQIGDSFNNKIQLNTLSSGPQKIKKEIDDERIKELDIEKEVILERNDDLQVEGVLEKFVKGNLSLEETMGLLDKNDD
- a CDS encoding type I polyketide synthase: MDVKEILEKVKAHKINNETAVSLLKKIIKVSNNIKSNDTLYTTTVWHEQSLQSSSARELSLVDMFIIVDSQDKALLEAIALEYPKAEVINFTARGKAIDEAVETRFIEVFDKVKSCLEAKPNRVQQILILVPDTEERYCYAPLAGLIKTAHIENPRIQGKVIYYPEIAIDHTQQLLSILKQESTASTDHDIEVRYRTDLKKRKVKRLTEVTLPAQAADPARSVKPGGVYWITGGLGGLGRIFAQHLGKTKEVKLVVSGRSKLDGENENHLSALQQAGISVSYIQADISKRDDTATVIKTIKEKYGRLNGVIHSAGVIRDAFILKKTEDQIKAVLSPKVSGAINLDIATKDERLDFMIFFSSLAGVSGSIGQSDYAGANAFLDAFAAFRQGQVKDGKRYGRTLSIGWSLWRDGGMQVDEQAVRMMEQVSGIVPLQTEAGVDTFDRALGSDYGHVVVSDGDLVKMRDTLLRQSDMSGQTKLRGHGPKQKTVADTDQKELEEKAVSYFKKQLSSTLKIPVQRIDADTPFEKFGIDSVMIMNLTGQLEKAFGPLSKTLFFEYRNINEMAGYFIKSHQGLLVQILGVGNAIQTFTDKQTDDVLSLSSFKRGRFAQLKAVSSKGEESGPLDIAIIGVSGRYPGARDLQEFWENLKSGRDCITEIPRERWDHSKYYDADKSTMDKIHSKWGGFIDDVDKFDPLFFNISPREAEFIDPQERLFLETVWETLEDAGYTREFLNARNGNGLPGNVGVYAGVMYEEYQLFGVEEGLKGRVMALSGSPSSIANRVSYFCDFHGPSMAVDTMCSSSLTTIHLACQSLKTGDCELALAGGVNVSIHPNKYIGLTQGKFISSKGRCESFGQGGDGYVPGEGVGCVLLKPLQKAIDDGDHIYAVVKGTAVNHGGKTNGYTVPNPNAQGTVIGDAIKESRVNPRHISYIEAHGTGTSLGDPIEITGLSKAYQTFTDDSQFCVIGSAKSNIGHCESAAGIAGLTKVLLQLKYRKLVPSLHSETLNPNIDFSQTPFVVQQEFAEWERPVIKENGQEKECPRIAGISSFGAGGSNAHVIVEEYVSEGSPDSGLIEENAARPVLMVLSARNGERLKNYAERLLRFIEGREQRETECFNLSDIAYTLQVGREAMDSRMAFLVNDEKGLINKLGSFAAGKDDIDDCYTGEVKRNKETLTVFTADDDIKEAIDKWVAKGKLGKLAELWTRGLVLDWDLLYGEQRPKRVSLPTYPFARERYWVPEAGAEVIAEGNGGVSVLHPLLGSNTSDLTEQQFTTRLTGGEFFLKDHRVQDEKVLPGVAYIEMARAAGQLATKSDVVRIRNMVWSSPVRVNSVAREVSISLYPEGNHIAFEVSSPVEGDERMVHGQGKLEVGDCSLQNIPKSLDIEGIQSRCSELQQGVDCYKAFAGRGLNYGPSFQGIESLSYNDSEALARLKLPDIVTGQAERFVLHPSLLDGALQAVAGLVGGNAKTGPQVTLLPFALSEVMIYGPIPESAYAYVRYSPGVDPQGQVLKYDIEITDELGQVVVKLKEFTVRVLQDARPSVQLSTAQAERGVLYTTTQWYEQSLQSGLAQGTGVVESLVIVDSQEEALLETIALEYPKAEVISLAPRCKAIYKVVETRFIEVFDKIKSCLGATPNRVQQILILVLTRKRVIAMRPLRA